One Streptomyces hundungensis DNA segment encodes these proteins:
- the serS gene encoding serine--tRNA ligase, which translates to MHDARALIELGAEAVRRLARRGYSLDLSRLEDLQSRRNQSIRSADELRAESKRVASEVQQTAKQGGDISKLKERARELKDQIRDIEAAQEKVQEELTELLLTIPNLPDDEAPEGDSEEFAVEIRRVGNPPAFSFEPKDHVDPGEATGILDFARATKLSGSRFAVSRGAGAALERALATLFLDIHTRRHGYVEHGVPYLVTRKTMTGTGQLPKFEEDLFKTGAADRDLFLIPTAEVPLTNLYADEIIPPAELPLALTAHTPCFRSEAGSYGRDTRGLIRQHQFSKVEMVKIVDPETADAELETMVGHAEACLKELGLAYRVVKLAAGDTGFSAQLTYDIEVWIPSQNTYREISSISNFGTFQARRANIRTRGEDGKPKLVATLNGSGLPVGRTLAALLEQCQQQDGSLVLPESLFPYLGFRRISADGTPEA; encoded by the coding sequence GCTCGCTCGTCGCGGTTACTCCCTGGACCTGTCCCGGCTGGAAGACCTCCAGTCCCGGCGCAACCAGAGCATCCGCTCGGCCGACGAGCTGCGGGCGGAGTCCAAGCGGGTGGCGAGCGAGGTCCAGCAGACGGCCAAGCAGGGTGGGGACATCTCCAAGCTGAAGGAGCGCGCCCGCGAGCTGAAGGACCAGATCCGCGACATCGAGGCCGCGCAGGAGAAGGTCCAGGAGGAGCTCACCGAGCTCCTCCTGACCATCCCGAACCTTCCCGACGACGAGGCCCCGGAGGGCGACTCCGAGGAGTTCGCGGTCGAGATCCGGCGCGTCGGCAACCCGCCGGCGTTCTCCTTCGAGCCGAAGGACCACGTCGACCCGGGCGAGGCCACCGGCATCCTCGACTTCGCCCGCGCCACGAAGCTGTCCGGTTCGCGCTTCGCGGTCTCCCGCGGCGCCGGCGCCGCCCTGGAGCGCGCGCTGGCCACGCTCTTCCTCGACATCCACACCCGCCGCCACGGCTACGTCGAGCACGGTGTCCCGTACCTGGTGACCCGCAAGACGATGACCGGCACCGGCCAGCTGCCGAAGTTCGAGGAGGACCTGTTCAAGACCGGCGCCGCCGATCGCGACCTGTTCCTCATCCCGACGGCCGAGGTCCCGCTGACCAACCTCTACGCCGACGAGATCATCCCGCCCGCCGAGCTGCCCCTGGCCCTCACGGCGCACACCCCGTGCTTCCGCTCGGAGGCCGGCTCGTACGGGCGCGACACCCGCGGCCTGATCCGCCAGCACCAGTTCTCCAAGGTCGAGATGGTCAAGATCGTCGACCCGGAGACGGCGGACGCCGAGCTGGAAACCATGGTCGGCCACGCCGAGGCGTGCCTGAAGGAGCTCGGCCTCGCCTACCGCGTGGTCAAGCTGGCCGCCGGCGACACCGGCTTCTCCGCCCAGCTCACGTACGACATCGAGGTCTGGATCCCGAGCCAGAACACCTACCGGGAGATCTCCTCGATCTCCAACTTCGGCACCTTCCAGGCCCGCCGCGCCAACATCCGCACCCGCGGCGAGGACGGCAAGCCCAAGCTCGTCGCCACCCTCAACGGCTCCGGCCTGCCCGTCGGCCGCACCCTGGCCGCGCTCCTCGAACAGTGCCAGCAGCAGGACGGCTCGCTCGTCCTCCCCGAATCTCTCTTCCCGTACCTCGGCTTCCGCCGGATCTCGGCGGACGGAACACCGGAGGCATAA